One part of the Amphiura filiformis chromosome 5, Afil_fr2py, whole genome shotgun sequence genome encodes these proteins:
- the LOC140152502 gene encoding BTB/POZ domain-containing protein 17-like isoform X4: MMPVGGPGAGGLNDIPPLQALYMAAANQPQPPIFVSANPEEDELEETVELSGKDCYGNERLALTDLTRFFNNQMLSDIKLRVGFNVYYAHKLILVRASEVFERMFSSQWTDPSKPEVELVEEPECIDVFPAFLKFLYGCHIVLTHETALPVLMLADKYNVSDLRQVCINFAISTIIPKLPLKDVFHVWYQYATKCYHQKLTTACITALSPKADDIMSMPEWTQEWLALDKEQLIQFLKSSDLTIRNELTLFRALVKWLESPKHPERYNKLGALLPELIAHIRFPMMTPEHLEQLEEHPVVTQHKELFAQYLLQAYKYNALSLESRSHKKEFLTTSFLLRNYTDLRWDKRIVLAKYSKFNRLSEVMPRFSTRSSSYPHTSWDWELKIYPKGSSSNNEDFRVVLYSNVVLDQPRPMEYMLSLVNSETVLYTVTGRKNFTKSRYTADTDIDKKVSMEELSAPNSTLLVNDNIILQIMVRPLQ, translated from the exons ATGATGCCAGTAGGTGGACCAGGAGCTGGGGGATTGAACGACATCCCACCTCTTCAAGCGTTATATATGGCCGCGGCCAATCAGCCACAACCTCCAATCTTTGTCTCCGCTAATCCAGAAGAAGATGAGCTGGAGGAAACTGTGGAATTGAGTGGCAAAGACTGTTACGGCAACGAGAGGCTGGCACTCACGGATCTGACGAGGTTCTTTAATAATCAGATGCTGAGTGATATCAAGCTTAGAGTTGGCTTCAATGTTTACTATGCACATAAGCTGATTCTGGTGCGTGCTAGTGAGGTGTTTGAGCGAATGTTTAGCTCACAGTGGACTGATCCATCAAAACCA GAAGTTGAATTGGTTGAAGAACCCGAGTGCATTGATGTATTCCCAGCATTCCTCAAGTTCTTGTATGGTTGCCATATAGTGTTGACGCATGAAACTGCCTTGCCCGTTCTTATGCTTGCCGATAAGTACAATGTCTCAGACCTGCGACAAGTCTGCATCAATTTTGCCATCTCCACCATTATCCCCAAGCTCCCTCTAAAGGATGTATTCCATGTTTGGTATCAGTATGCTACTAAGTGCTATCACCAAAAGTTGACCACCGCTTGCATAACTGCACTATCCCCCAAAGCAGATGACATTATGTCCATGCCTGAATGGACCCAAGAGTGGTTAGCTCTTGATAAAGAACAGCTGATTCAATTCCTGAAGAGCTCCGATTTGACAATCCGGAATGAGTTGACTCTATTTAGAGCACTTGTAAAGTGGTTAGAGTCTCCTAAGCACCCAGAGAGATATAACAAGTTAGGTGCGTTGCTCCCAGAGCTTATAGCTCACATCCGTTTCCCGATGATGACACCCGAGCATCTAGAACAACTTGAAGAGCATCCCGTTGTCACTCAACACAAGGAActgtttgcacaatatttgctgCAGGCATATAAGTACAATGCCCTCAGTTTAGAATCCAGATCCCACAAGAAGGAGTTTCTTACTACGTCCTTCCTACTACGGAATTACACCGATTTGCGATGGGATAAGCGGATTGTATTGGCAAAGTATTCCAAATTCAACAGGCTGTCGGAAGTGATGCCACGCTTTTCCACGCGTTCCTCATCATATCCACATACCAGTTGGGATTGGGAGCTGAAAATTTACCCAAAAGGTTCCTCTTCTAACAATGAAGATTTCAGGGTAGTTCTATATTCCAATGTTGTCTTGGACCAGCCTAGACCAATGGAATACATGTTGTCATTAGTCAATTCAGAGACTGTACTGTATACAGTGACAGGACGCAAGAATTTCACCAAGTCACGATACACAGCAGACACAGATATTGACAAGAAGGTTTCTATGGAAGAATTGTCTGCACCAAATTCAACTCTATTGGTTAATGACAACATTATATTACAGATCATGGTCAGGCCCTTACAATAA
- the LOC140152502 gene encoding BTB/POZ domain-containing protein 17-like isoform X1, whose translation MNCFQWIFSQTKLQLKGLSSLLSRKTYDVQSENTDPRIQGYRMMPVGGPGAGGLNDIPPLQALYMAAANQPQPPIFVSANPEEDELEETVELSGKDCYGNERLALTDLTRFFNNQMLSDIKLRVGFNVYYAHKLILVRASEVFERMFSSQWTDPSKPEVELVEEPECIDVFPAFLKFLYGCHIVLTHETALPVLMLADKYNVSDLRQVCINFAISTIIPKLPLKDVFHVWYQYATKCYHQKLTTACITALSPKADDIMSMPEWTQEWLALDKEQLIQFLKSSDLTIRNELTLFRALVKWLESPKHPERYNKLGALLPELIAHIRFPMMTPEHLEQLEEHPVVTQHKELFAQYLLQAYKYNALSLESRSHKKEFLTTSFLLRNYTDLRWDKRIVLAKYSKFNRLSEVMPRFSTRSSSYPHTSWDWELKIYPKGSSSNNEDFRVVLYSNVVLDQPRPMEYMLSLVNSETVLYTVTGRKNFTKSRYTADTDIDKKVSMEELSAPNSTLLVNDNIILQIMVRPLQ comes from the exons ATGAACTGTTTCCAGTGGATTTTTTCTCAGACCAAATTACAACTGAAAGGTTTGTCCTCCTTGCTGTCGAGGAAAACGTATGATGTACAAAGCGAAAAT ACTGATCCACGCATTCAGGGCTACAGGATGATGCCAGTAGGTGGACCAGGAGCTGGGGGATTGAACGACATCCCACCTCTTCAAGCGTTATATATGGCCGCGGCCAATCAGCCACAACCTCCAATCTTTGTCTCCGCTAATCCAGAAGAAGATGAGCTGGAGGAAACTGTGGAATTGAGTGGCAAAGACTGTTACGGCAACGAGAGGCTGGCACTCACGGATCTGACGAGGTTCTTTAATAATCAGATGCTGAGTGATATCAAGCTTAGAGTTGGCTTCAATGTTTACTATGCACATAAGCTGATTCTGGTGCGTGCTAGTGAGGTGTTTGAGCGAATGTTTAGCTCACAGTGGACTGATCCATCAAAACCA GAAGTTGAATTGGTTGAAGAACCCGAGTGCATTGATGTATTCCCAGCATTCCTCAAGTTCTTGTATGGTTGCCATATAGTGTTGACGCATGAAACTGCCTTGCCCGTTCTTATGCTTGCCGATAAGTACAATGTCTCAGACCTGCGACAAGTCTGCATCAATTTTGCCATCTCCACCATTATCCCCAAGCTCCCTCTAAAGGATGTATTCCATGTTTGGTATCAGTATGCTACTAAGTGCTATCACCAAAAGTTGACCACCGCTTGCATAACTGCACTATCCCCCAAAGCAGATGACATTATGTCCATGCCTGAATGGACCCAAGAGTGGTTAGCTCTTGATAAAGAACAGCTGATTCAATTCCTGAAGAGCTCCGATTTGACAATCCGGAATGAGTTGACTCTATTTAGAGCACTTGTAAAGTGGTTAGAGTCTCCTAAGCACCCAGAGAGATATAACAAGTTAGGTGCGTTGCTCCCAGAGCTTATAGCTCACATCCGTTTCCCGATGATGACACCCGAGCATCTAGAACAACTTGAAGAGCATCCCGTTGTCACTCAACACAAGGAActgtttgcacaatatttgctgCAGGCATATAAGTACAATGCCCTCAGTTTAGAATCCAGATCCCACAAGAAGGAGTTTCTTACTACGTCCTTCCTACTACGGAATTACACCGATTTGCGATGGGATAAGCGGATTGTATTGGCAAAGTATTCCAAATTCAACAGGCTGTCGGAAGTGATGCCACGCTTTTCCACGCGTTCCTCATCATATCCACATACCAGTTGGGATTGGGAGCTGAAAATTTACCCAAAAGGTTCCTCTTCTAACAATGAAGATTTCAGGGTAGTTCTATATTCCAATGTTGTCTTGGACCAGCCTAGACCAATGGAATACATGTTGTCATTAGTCAATTCAGAGACTGTACTGTATACAGTGACAGGACGCAAGAATTTCACCAAGTCACGATACACAGCAGACACAGATATTGACAAGAAGGTTTCTATGGAAGAATTGTCTGCACCAAATTCAACTCTATTGGTTAATGACAACATTATATTACAGATCATGGTCAGGCCCTTACAATAA
- the LOC140152502 gene encoding BTB/POZ domain-containing protein 17-like isoform X2 — protein sequence MMTDPRIQGYRMMPVGGPGAGGLNDIPPLQALYMAAANQPQPPIFVSANPEEDELEETVELSGKDCYGNERLALTDLTRFFNNQMLSDIKLRVGFNVYYAHKLILVRASEVFERMFSSQWTDPSKPEVELVEEPECIDVFPAFLKFLYGCHIVLTHETALPVLMLADKYNVSDLRQVCINFAISTIIPKLPLKDVFHVWYQYATKCYHQKLTTACITALSPKADDIMSMPEWTQEWLALDKEQLIQFLKSSDLTIRNELTLFRALVKWLESPKHPERYNKLGALLPELIAHIRFPMMTPEHLEQLEEHPVVTQHKELFAQYLLQAYKYNALSLESRSHKKEFLTTSFLLRNYTDLRWDKRIVLAKYSKFNRLSEVMPRFSTRSSSYPHTSWDWELKIYPKGSSSNNEDFRVVLYSNVVLDQPRPMEYMLSLVNSETVLYTVTGRKNFTKSRYTADTDIDKKVSMEELSAPNSTLLVNDNIILQIMVRPLQ from the exons ATGATG ACTGATCCACGCATTCAGGGCTACAGGATGATGCCAGTAGGTGGACCAGGAGCTGGGGGATTGAACGACATCCCACCTCTTCAAGCGTTATATATGGCCGCGGCCAATCAGCCACAACCTCCAATCTTTGTCTCCGCTAATCCAGAAGAAGATGAGCTGGAGGAAACTGTGGAATTGAGTGGCAAAGACTGTTACGGCAACGAGAGGCTGGCACTCACGGATCTGACGAGGTTCTTTAATAATCAGATGCTGAGTGATATCAAGCTTAGAGTTGGCTTCAATGTTTACTATGCACATAAGCTGATTCTGGTGCGTGCTAGTGAGGTGTTTGAGCGAATGTTTAGCTCACAGTGGACTGATCCATCAAAACCA GAAGTTGAATTGGTTGAAGAACCCGAGTGCATTGATGTATTCCCAGCATTCCTCAAGTTCTTGTATGGTTGCCATATAGTGTTGACGCATGAAACTGCCTTGCCCGTTCTTATGCTTGCCGATAAGTACAATGTCTCAGACCTGCGACAAGTCTGCATCAATTTTGCCATCTCCACCATTATCCCCAAGCTCCCTCTAAAGGATGTATTCCATGTTTGGTATCAGTATGCTACTAAGTGCTATCACCAAAAGTTGACCACCGCTTGCATAACTGCACTATCCCCCAAAGCAGATGACATTATGTCCATGCCTGAATGGACCCAAGAGTGGTTAGCTCTTGATAAAGAACAGCTGATTCAATTCCTGAAGAGCTCCGATTTGACAATCCGGAATGAGTTGACTCTATTTAGAGCACTTGTAAAGTGGTTAGAGTCTCCTAAGCACCCAGAGAGATATAACAAGTTAGGTGCGTTGCTCCCAGAGCTTATAGCTCACATCCGTTTCCCGATGATGACACCCGAGCATCTAGAACAACTTGAAGAGCATCCCGTTGTCACTCAACACAAGGAActgtttgcacaatatttgctgCAGGCATATAAGTACAATGCCCTCAGTTTAGAATCCAGATCCCACAAGAAGGAGTTTCTTACTACGTCCTTCCTACTACGGAATTACACCGATTTGCGATGGGATAAGCGGATTGTATTGGCAAAGTATTCCAAATTCAACAGGCTGTCGGAAGTGATGCCACGCTTTTCCACGCGTTCCTCATCATATCCACATACCAGTTGGGATTGGGAGCTGAAAATTTACCCAAAAGGTTCCTCTTCTAACAATGAAGATTTCAGGGTAGTTCTATATTCCAATGTTGTCTTGGACCAGCCTAGACCAATGGAATACATGTTGTCATTAGTCAATTCAGAGACTGTACTGTATACAGTGACAGGACGCAAGAATTTCACCAAGTCACGATACACAGCAGACACAGATATTGACAAGAAGGTTTCTATGGAAGAATTGTCTGCACCAAATTCAACTCTATTGGTTAATGACAACATTATATTACAGATCATGGTCAGGCCCTTACAATAA
- the LOC140152502 gene encoding BTB/POZ domain-containing protein 17-like isoform X3 — MTDPRIQGYRMMPVGGPGAGGLNDIPPLQALYMAAANQPQPPIFVSANPEEDELEETVELSGKDCYGNERLALTDLTRFFNNQMLSDIKLRVGFNVYYAHKLILVRASEVFERMFSSQWTDPSKPEVELVEEPECIDVFPAFLKFLYGCHIVLTHETALPVLMLADKYNVSDLRQVCINFAISTIIPKLPLKDVFHVWYQYATKCYHQKLTTACITALSPKADDIMSMPEWTQEWLALDKEQLIQFLKSSDLTIRNELTLFRALVKWLESPKHPERYNKLGALLPELIAHIRFPMMTPEHLEQLEEHPVVTQHKELFAQYLLQAYKYNALSLESRSHKKEFLTTSFLLRNYTDLRWDKRIVLAKYSKFNRLSEVMPRFSTRSSSYPHTSWDWELKIYPKGSSSNNEDFRVVLYSNVVLDQPRPMEYMLSLVNSETVLYTVTGRKNFTKSRYTADTDIDKKVSMEELSAPNSTLLVNDNIILQIMVRPLQ, encoded by the exons ATG ACTGATCCACGCATTCAGGGCTACAGGATGATGCCAGTAGGTGGACCAGGAGCTGGGGGATTGAACGACATCCCACCTCTTCAAGCGTTATATATGGCCGCGGCCAATCAGCCACAACCTCCAATCTTTGTCTCCGCTAATCCAGAAGAAGATGAGCTGGAGGAAACTGTGGAATTGAGTGGCAAAGACTGTTACGGCAACGAGAGGCTGGCACTCACGGATCTGACGAGGTTCTTTAATAATCAGATGCTGAGTGATATCAAGCTTAGAGTTGGCTTCAATGTTTACTATGCACATAAGCTGATTCTGGTGCGTGCTAGTGAGGTGTTTGAGCGAATGTTTAGCTCACAGTGGACTGATCCATCAAAACCA GAAGTTGAATTGGTTGAAGAACCCGAGTGCATTGATGTATTCCCAGCATTCCTCAAGTTCTTGTATGGTTGCCATATAGTGTTGACGCATGAAACTGCCTTGCCCGTTCTTATGCTTGCCGATAAGTACAATGTCTCAGACCTGCGACAAGTCTGCATCAATTTTGCCATCTCCACCATTATCCCCAAGCTCCCTCTAAAGGATGTATTCCATGTTTGGTATCAGTATGCTACTAAGTGCTATCACCAAAAGTTGACCACCGCTTGCATAACTGCACTATCCCCCAAAGCAGATGACATTATGTCCATGCCTGAATGGACCCAAGAGTGGTTAGCTCTTGATAAAGAACAGCTGATTCAATTCCTGAAGAGCTCCGATTTGACAATCCGGAATGAGTTGACTCTATTTAGAGCACTTGTAAAGTGGTTAGAGTCTCCTAAGCACCCAGAGAGATATAACAAGTTAGGTGCGTTGCTCCCAGAGCTTATAGCTCACATCCGTTTCCCGATGATGACACCCGAGCATCTAGAACAACTTGAAGAGCATCCCGTTGTCACTCAACACAAGGAActgtttgcacaatatttgctgCAGGCATATAAGTACAATGCCCTCAGTTTAGAATCCAGATCCCACAAGAAGGAGTTTCTTACTACGTCCTTCCTACTACGGAATTACACCGATTTGCGATGGGATAAGCGGATTGTATTGGCAAAGTATTCCAAATTCAACAGGCTGTCGGAAGTGATGCCACGCTTTTCCACGCGTTCCTCATCATATCCACATACCAGTTGGGATTGGGAGCTGAAAATTTACCCAAAAGGTTCCTCTTCTAACAATGAAGATTTCAGGGTAGTTCTATATTCCAATGTTGTCTTGGACCAGCCTAGACCAATGGAATACATGTTGTCATTAGTCAATTCAGAGACTGTACTGTATACAGTGACAGGACGCAAGAATTTCACCAAGTCACGATACACAGCAGACACAGATATTGACAAGAAGGTTTCTATGGAAGAATTGTCTGCACCAAATTCAACTCTATTGGTTAATGACAACATTATATTACAGATCATGGTCAGGCCCTTACAATAA